The proteins below come from a single Hirundo rustica isolate bHirRus1 chromosome 6, bHirRus1.pri.v3, whole genome shotgun sequence genomic window:
- the LOC120753923 gene encoding ras-related and estrogen-regulated growth inhibitor-like isoform X1 produces MAAAFGKGTESLMWAFEGSTPLARSLLPASFFLQHLCHLESASHGSEVFWGPMERVEMPLKVFPGLSLLPRMPKAHPALTVRFITRRFIGDYDPTLEMIYRHVAVIDGEMVHFEILDTAGQEEDSLQIEEKIKWGDGFAVVYSVTDRCSFDEVMRLCFLINHLHASPKRSGAAEQPPVVIVGNKKDLQFDRMVSTEDGENLSKALKIPFYEISTRDSYEEPVAVFGSLYQELLRQGHFSPGSFKRRTVSKLMEKIPKMQASSTLNSTGRSLSFNSFRDYIPE; encoded by the exons ATGGCTGCAGCCTTTGGAAAAGGGACTGAGTCTCTGATGTGGGCATTTGAAGGCTCCACACCCTTGGCCAGGTCCCTTCTcccagcttctttttttttgcagcactTGTGTCACCTGGAGTCTGCGTCCCACGGGTCAGAAGTGTTCTGGGGTCCGATGGAGAGAGTCGAGATGCCACTCAAGGTGTTTCCAGGCTTGTCCCTTCTTCCCAGGATGCCCAAGGCACATCCAG CGCTGACCGTGCGATTCATTACCAGGAGATTCATTGGAGACTATGACCCCACCCTAG AAATGATCTACAGGCACGTGGCTGTCATCGATGGGGAGATGGTGCACTTCGAGATCCTTGACACGGCCGGACAG GAGGAGGACTCCCTGCAGATCGAGGAGAAGATCAAGTGGGGCGACGGCTTCGCCGTGGTGTACTCGGTGACCGACCGCTGCAGCTTCGACGAGGTGATGCGGCTCTGCTTCCTCATCAACCACCTGCACGCCAGCCCCAAGCGCAGCGGCGCCGCCGAGCAGCCGCCCGTCGTCATCGTGGGCAACAAGAAGGACCTGCAGTTCGACAGGATGGTGTCCACCGAGGACGGCGAGAACCTCTCCAAAGCCCTCAAGATTCCCTTCTACGAGATCTCCACCCGGGACAGCTACGAGGAGCCGGTGGCGGTGTTCGGCAGCCTCtaccaggagctgctcaggcagGGGCACTTCTCCCCGGGCTCCTTCAAGAGGAGGACAGTGTCCAAGCTCATGGAGAAGATCCCCAAGATGCAAGCCAGCTCCACCCTGAACTCCACAGGCCGCAGCCTCAGCTTTAACTCCTTCAGGGACTACATTCCCGAGTGA
- the MRPL21 gene encoding large ribosomal subunit protein bL21m isoform X2, with product MAAARARRAGASLLSAAIRHRSSQSSSPQPGLVAKTSLTSPPWPEVKLPDPVEEAKYHAEVVRKVNGLISAGQYGRLFAVVHFASKQWKITSEDLIMMDNVLEAECGDRIRMEKVLLVGADDFTLIGRPLLGKDLVRVEATVIEKTESWPKVNVRFWRRHNFQRKKIIANPQTVLRINTIEIYPCLS from the exons ATGGCGGCGGCGCGAGCGCGGCGGGCGGGAG cCTCCCTGCTTTCGGCTGCGATCCGACACCGGAGTTCCCAGAGCTCATCCCCGCAGCCAGG ACTTGTTGCCAAAACTTCCCTGACTTCGCCCCCGTGGCCTGAAGTGAAACTTCCAGATCCAGTGGAAGAAGCCAAGTATCATGCAG AAGTGGTGCGGAAGGTGAACGGGCTGATCTCCGCGGGGCAGTACGGCCGCCTCTTCGCCGTCGTCCACTTCGCCAGcaagcagtggaaaatcaccagCGAGGACCTCATCATGATGGACAATGTCCTGGAGGCTGAGTGCGGAGACCGAATCCGGatggaaaag GTTTTGCTGGTTGGTGCTGATGACTTCACGCTCATTGGAAGGCCGCTGCTGGG GAAGGACCTGGTGCGTGTGGAGGCCACGGTGATTGAGAAGACGGAGTCGTGGCCCAAGGTCAACGTGCGCTTCTGGAGGAGGCACAActtccagaggaagaaaa tCATTGCAAACCCCCAGACCGTCCTCCGGATCAACACCATCGAAATCTACCCCTGCTTGTCCTAA
- the LOC120753923 gene encoding ras-related and estrogen-regulated growth inhibitor-like isoform X2: MSFPRPLRRSVSLSPARTLRLVVLGQSAVGKTALTVRFITRRFIGDYDPTLEMIYRHVAVIDGEMVHFEILDTAGQEEDSLQIEEKIKWGDGFAVVYSVTDRCSFDEVMRLCFLINHLHASPKRSGAAEQPPVVIVGNKKDLQFDRMVSTEDGENLSKALKIPFYEISTRDSYEEPVAVFGSLYQELLRQGHFSPGSFKRRTVSKLMEKIPKMQASSTLNSTGRSLSFNSFRDYIPE; encoded by the exons ATGAGCTTCCCGCGGCCCCTGCGCCGCTCCGTGAGCCTCAGCCCGGCCCGCACCCTGCGCCTCGTCGTGCTGGGACAGAGCGCCGTGGGCAAGACAG CGCTGACCGTGCGATTCATTACCAGGAGATTCATTGGAGACTATGACCCCACCCTAG AAATGATCTACAGGCACGTGGCTGTCATCGATGGGGAGATGGTGCACTTCGAGATCCTTGACACGGCCGGACAG GAGGAGGACTCCCTGCAGATCGAGGAGAAGATCAAGTGGGGCGACGGCTTCGCCGTGGTGTACTCGGTGACCGACCGCTGCAGCTTCGACGAGGTGATGCGGCTCTGCTTCCTCATCAACCACCTGCACGCCAGCCCCAAGCGCAGCGGCGCCGCCGAGCAGCCGCCCGTCGTCATCGTGGGCAACAAGAAGGACCTGCAGTTCGACAGGATGGTGTCCACCGAGGACGGCGAGAACCTCTCCAAAGCCCTCAAGATTCCCTTCTACGAGATCTCCACCCGGGACAGCTACGAGGAGCCGGTGGCGGTGTTCGGCAGCCTCtaccaggagctgctcaggcagGGGCACTTCTCCCCGGGCTCCTTCAAGAGGAGGACAGTGTCCAAGCTCATGGAGAAGATCCCCAAGATGCAAGCCAGCTCCACCCTGAACTCCACAGGCCGCAGCCTCAGCTTTAACTCCTTCAGGGACTACATTCCCGAGTGA
- the MRPL21 gene encoding large ribosomal subunit protein bL21m isoform X1: MAAARARRAGASLLSAAIRHRSSQSSSPQPGLVAKTSLTSPPWPEVKLPDPVEEAKYHAAEVVRKVNGLISAGQYGRLFAVVHFASKQWKITSEDLIMMDNVLEAECGDRIRMEKVLLVGADDFTLIGRPLLGKDLVRVEATVIEKTESWPKVNVRFWRRHNFQRKKIIANPQTVLRINTIEIYPCLS, from the exons ATGGCGGCGGCGCGAGCGCGGCGGGCGGGAG cCTCCCTGCTTTCGGCTGCGATCCGACACCGGAGTTCCCAGAGCTCATCCCCGCAGCCAGG ACTTGTTGCCAAAACTTCCCTGACTTCGCCCCCGTGGCCTGAAGTGAAACTTCCAGATCCAGTGGAAGAAGCCAAGTATCATGCAG CAGAAGTGGTGCGGAAGGTGAACGGGCTGATCTCCGCGGGGCAGTACGGCCGCCTCTTCGCCGTCGTCCACTTCGCCAGcaagcagtggaaaatcaccagCGAGGACCTCATCATGATGGACAATGTCCTGGAGGCTGAGTGCGGAGACCGAATCCGGatggaaaag GTTTTGCTGGTTGGTGCTGATGACTTCACGCTCATTGGAAGGCCGCTGCTGGG GAAGGACCTGGTGCGTGTGGAGGCCACGGTGATTGAGAAGACGGAGTCGTGGCCCAAGGTCAACGTGCGCTTCTGGAGGAGGCACAActtccagaggaagaaaa tCATTGCAAACCCCCAGACCGTCCTCCGGATCAACACCATCGAAATCTACCCCTGCTTGTCCTAA